In Rosa chinensis cultivar Old Blush chromosome 1, RchiOBHm-V2, whole genome shotgun sequence, a genomic segment contains:
- the LOC112174307 gene encoding BON1-associated protein 2 produces MKRIGGVAEKMHVLEINLISGQGLKVPSGKLRRMKTYAIAWVDSDHKIRTRVDKVGAENPTWNDRFLFKVSSEFLARETSGITIEIYAVGVIRDHLVGTVRLILSNFLDLESKIPSFTALQVRRPSGRFHGVLNVAALVNHESEWSKELDDVSAIGYQDLMGKGESFRRRRRRDSLTRSTENFSGSESRENSCAESVENSDCGDSFKSASPPYKSPSKLTSPAAEKRALKEANGVRDLAAGTRALKTAVPSDGSRFLCCLLTTQRKVQSSSDKNAER; encoded by the coding sequence ATGAAGAGAATAGGAGGAGTAGCCGAGAAAATGCACGTGCTGGAGATCAACCTGATCTCCGGTCAGGGCTTGAAAGTCCCGTCCGGGAAGTTACGGCGGATGAAGACCTACGCAATCGCCTGGGTCGACTCGGACCACAAGATCCGGACCCGGGTCGACAAAGTCGGAGCCGAGAACCCGACTTGGAACGACCGGTTCCTCTTCAAGGTCTCCTCCGAATTCCTCGCCAGGGAGACGTCCGGGATCACGATCGAGATCTACGCCGTCGGTGTCATCCGCGACCATCTCGTCGGCACCGTCCGATTGATCCTCAGCAACTTTCTTGACCTGGAATCCAAGATCCCGTCGTTCACGGCGCTGCAGGTTCGCCGGCCTTCTGGAAGATTCCACGGCGTGTTGAACGTCGCCGCGTTGGTCAATCACGAGTCGGAGTGGTCCAAGGAGCTCGACGACGTCTCGGCGATCGGGTACCAAGATCTGATGGGCAAGGGAGAGAGCTTCCGGCGCCGGCGCCGAAGGGACAGCTTGACGAGGTCGACGGAGAATTTCTCCGGCAGCGAGTCGAGGGAGAATTCTTGCGCGGAGTCGGTGGAGAACTCCGACTGTGGCGACTCGTTCAAATCGGCGTCTCCGCCGTATAAATCGCCGTCTAAACTGACGTCTCCGGCGGCGGAGAAGAGAGCGCTGAAGGAGGCGAACGGCGTGAGGGATCTAGCGGCCGGAACCAGGGCTCTGAAGACAGCTGTCCCATCGGACGGCTCGCGATTCTTGTGCTGCTTGCTCACGACGCAGAGGAAGGTTCAGTCATCGTCGGATAAGAACGCAGAAAGGTGA
- the LOC112181860 gene encoding BAG family molecular chaperone regulator 6, translating into MPMYKYMDSHPEQKNQTFSFPQYPYPPHQPNPPMAFVPWPYGGNFGYPNPVPCYSCCNHGNAPGYNGFRPSYPQIPMPSPVHFAGGYPAPYHEAYPVQYVPPPHYSMELPQYDYDKKMPGNYHCCGCPNHSHENKGVKIEEQESPDVVEKMNDSLVPGQMTNYPYPSVWIPPGNMKGEEQRKLSGPEIVEQKKNPDDHERPPVSLKSQEGDQRRGLLPFDMANIGSLMQGGNGERVQDQRSEDRKKEFPFPIFWMPSYDDTKRDGAGKKDKDMDASQDQQTEERMRQLPFPFFWLPLENKQKDVGMEEEKNEENRKVDANPRIVPAKHAESIDNGTGVNEDKSAGLGVIDRKGKDANQRVIPVKQMDLPKNEDNSEDAKRRGREVPVKHVDDNLANKPSGITVRSQSSSPKKSSRLPPVCLRVDPLPSTKKNGGGSSRSPSPPGHKKVQKETPADTSKASASFSLPEDSQQNLKPHNSSNGNEVEPFKKEKVIYVMDKGIGENNDSMHTSQIPVNSKQVSSKPTGGDAGKDGNLCEVNEDQGTGKIGETTAQNVEETKKTSGSVKSVVEGSNFERKMISDVAAAVLIQSAYRGFMVRRWEPLKKLKQLAEIREQVADIQNQIISLETSDLNKNDKQRVVIGETIMRLLLRLDTIQGLLPSLRDIRRSLARELVLLQEKLDDIMSKKSQDTTQEVSSVKTVEELNANGNNSVCMSEQQAEEAAKDGEEFPAAASDNSHVATEPCQGQVTQTTDSLPGMEVEVPELSEHKELDTASENGQHELPGACDLNSKGLDSGPTMEWKYNIADGQLSDGQAVVVDAEMANGATEFEQCGEAPSPVEDTPDHSVVSTASEVTISPELSQVAVNTEPAASEPENVEASEMSKDEMEQGGEVELTMSPDITSPIATDDATEKEVEMHELAALQLGTTDEDSGAISELKKNEEVHMVQENDVSKSGEEEIVALQQEEGTAEELTKLGGLVDEEHTGDKVIDPEVEHHHKNEAAIDDHLPAVSQMVESQPLSLPVESRGVVHENRPSDLIDGVDACLPTVVDADTPNEDEVEKSREAYKDQQAVTIEDDTEMKENKAESEDSKEDVFSEKSEPLPADAETAKEDVLIERSEPLPADAETAKEDVLIERSEPLPADAETAKEDVLIEKSEPLPASPIVTEVSSGDGSVVGDEGARKLIKENEKLRETLQKLMVAGKDQLQVISDLTGRVKDLEKKLAKKKKLRTKRCRAASSRSSCVKPSSNHLKERTGVAM; encoded by the exons ATGCCGATGTACAAATACATGGATTCACACCCCGAGCAAAAAAACCAGACCTTCTCTTTCCCTCAATATCCTTACCCGCCTCACCAACCAAACCCACCTATGGCATTTGTGCCTTGGCCTTATGGTGGCAACTTTGGCTACCCAAACCCCGTGCCGTGCTATTCTTGCTGTAACCATGGTAATGCTCCTGGTTATAATGGTTTCAGACCCTCCTACCCTCAAATTCCAATGCCATCACCAGTACATTTTGCTGGTGGTTATCCTGCTCCATATCATGAAGCCTACCCTGTTCAATATGTCCCGCCTCCTCATTACTCTATGGAGCTTCCTCAATATGATTATGACAAGAAGATGCCAGGAAATTACCACTGCTGTGGGTGTCCTAATCACAGCCACGAGAATAAGGGTGTGAAGATTGAAGAACAAGAATCACCGGATGTTGTCGAAAAGATGAATGACTCATTGGTTCCGGGTCAGATGACAAATTACCCTTATCCTTCTGTTTGGATTCCACCAGGAAACATGAAGGGTGAGGAGCAAAGGAAACTTTCTGGTCCGGAGATTGTAGAGCAAAAGAAGAATCCAGATGATCATGAAAGGCCTCCTGTGAGTTTGAAATCTCAGGAAGGAGATCAAAGGCGTGGTTTGTTACCTTTTGACATGGCCAATATTGGATCTTTGATGCAAGGTGGAAATGGGGAGCGGGTTCAGGATCAACGGAGTGAGGACAGAAAAaaggaatttccatttccaATTTTTTGGATGCCCTCTTATGATGATACTAAGCGTGATGGAGCTGGAAAGAAGGACAAGGACATGGATGCATCTCAGGATCAGCAGACTGAAGAACGAATGAGGCAACTCCCATTCCCATTCTTCTGGCTCCCTCTTGAAAATAAACAGAAGGATGTTGgaatggaggaggagaagaatgAGGAAAATAGGAAGGTTGATGCTAATCCAAGGATTGTTCCAGCGAAGCACGCGGAGAGTATTGACAATGGGACTGGAGTTAATGAAGATAAATCTGCTGGGCTGGGTGTTATAGACAGAAAGGGAAAAGATGCTAATCAGAGAGTCATACCAGTGAAGCAAATGGATCTACCTAAAAATGAGGACAACTCTGAAGACGCTAAAAGAAGAGGAAGGGAAGTCCCTGTGAAGCATGTGGATGACAATTTAGCTAACAAACCTTCTGGTATCACTGTTCGAAGCCAGTCCTCCTCCCCAAAGAAGTCATCTAGGCTACCTCCTGTTTGTCTGAGAGTCGATCCTTTGCCAAGTACGAAGAAGAATGGCGGTGGTAGTTCCAGATCTCCTAGTCCTCCTGGTCATAAAAAAGTTCAAAAAGAGACTCCAGCAGACACTTCCAAGGCCTCTGCTTCATTTAGCTTGCCAGAGGACTCGCAACAAAATCTGAAGCCCCACAATTCAAGCAATGGAAATGAGGTAGAGCCATTCAAGAAAGAGAAGGTTATTTATGTTATGGACAAGGGAATTGGCGAAAACAATGATTCAATGCATACATCTCAGATTCCTGTTAATTCCAAACAGGTTTCCTCAAAGCCAACTGGTGGGGATGCCGGCAAAGATGGGAATCTATGTGAGGTCAATGAGGATCAAGGCACAGGAAAGATAGGAGAAACAACAGCTCAGAATGTGGAAGAGACGAAGAAAACTTCGGGGTCAGTTAAATCAGTTGTTGAGGGAAGTAATTTTGAGAGAAAGATGATATCAGATGTAGCAGCGGCTGTGCTTATTCAATCTGCTTACCGTGGATTCATGGTTAGGAGGTGGGAACCattgaagaaattgaagcaattaGCTGAGATACGTGAGCAAGTGGCTGATATTCAGAATCAAATCATATCTTTGGAGACCTCTGATCTCAACAAAAACGATAAACAAAGAGTGGTAATCGGGGAAACCATCATGAGACTTCTTTTAAGACTGGATACCATTCAG GGTTTGCTCCCAAGTCTCAGAGACATAAGAAGATCCTTGGCAAGGGAGCTTGTACTTCTGCAGGAAAAGCTTGATGATATAATGTCTAAGAAATCCCAAGACACAACACAAGAGGTGTCCTCTGTTAAAACTGTGGAAGAGCTCAATGCCAATGGCAACAACAGTGTCTGCATGTCAGAGCAGCAAGCAGAGGAAGCAGCAAAAGATGGTGAAGAATTCCCTGCTGCTGCTAGCGATAACAGTCATGTTGCCACAGAGCCTTGCCAGGGGCAGGTGACACAAACCACGGATTCTCTCCCTGGCATGGAAGTTGAGGTACCAGAACTCTCTGAACATAAAGAGCTGGATACAGCATCTGAGAATGGACAGCATGAACTCCCTGGGGCTTGTGATCTGAATTCTAAAGGTCTTGATTCAGGACCTACAATGGAATGGAAATATAACATCGCTGATGGACAGCTTAGTGATGGACAGGCAGTGGTGGTGGATGCAGAAATGGCCAATGGTGCTACTGAGTTTGAGCAATGTGGTGAAGCTCCATCTCCTGTAGAGGACACGCCAGACCATAGTGTGGTTTCAACTGCTTCAGAAGTTACAATAAGTCCAGAGTTGTCTCAAGTAGCAGTTAATACTGAGCCTGCTGCTTCAGAGCCTGAAAATGTTGAAGCATCAGAAATGAGCAAGGATGAAATGGAACAAGGTGGAGAGGTGGAATTGACCATGTCACCTGATATAACTTCTCCAATAGCCACTGATGATGCGACTGAGAAAGAAGTGGAGATGCATGAGCTTGCAGCTTTGCAACTAGGCACAACTGATGAAGACAGTGGTGCTATTTCTGAATTGAAAAAGAACGAAGAAGTCCACATGGTGCAAGAAAACGATGTCTCAAAAAGTGGGGAAGAAGAAATAGTGGCTCTGCAACAAGAGGAGGGAACAGCGGAGGAATTGACCAAGTTGGGAGGCCTAGTTGATGAGGAACACACAGGAGATAAGGTAATTGATCCAGAGGTCGAGCACCATCACAAAAACGAAGCTGCTATAGATGATCATCTGCCAGCAGTCTCTCAAATGGTCGAATCCCAACCATTGAGCTTACCTGTTGAATCTCGTGGAGTGGTGCATGAAAATAGGCCTTCAGACTTGATTGATGGTGTTGACGCTTGCTTGCCTACAGTGGTTGATGCTGACACGCCTAATGAGGATGAGGTTGAGAAAAGTAGAGAAGCCTATAAAGACCAGCAAGCAGTGACCATAGAAGACGATACAGAGATGAAAGAGAACAAAGCTGAAAGCGAAGACAGCAAAGAGGATGTCTTCTCTGAGAAGAGTGAGCCATTGCCCGCAGATGCTGAAACTGCCAAAGAGGATGTCCTCATTGAGAGGAGTGAGCCATTGCCTGCAGATGCTGAAACTGCCAAAGAGGATGTCCTCATTGAGAGGAGTGAGCCATTGCCTGCAGATGCTGAAACTGCCAAAGAGGATGTCCTCATTGAGAAGAGTGAGCCATTGCCTGCATCGCCGATCGTGACTGAGGTTTCCTCCGGTGATGGAAGCGTCGTGGGAGATGAAGGTGCTAGGAAGTTAATTAAAGAGAATGAGAAGCTAAGGGAAACGTTGCAGAAGTTGATGGTAGCAGGAAAAGACCAACTACAAGTGATATCCGACCTCACCGGTAGAGTGAAAGATTTGGAGAAAAAGTTggctaagaagaagaaattaagaacAAAAAGGTGTAGGGCTGCATCATCTCGGTCTTCGTGTGTCAAACCATCAAGCAATCACTTGAAGGAGAGGACTGGCGTTGCAATGTGA